From Bacillus basilensis, a single genomic window includes:
- a CDS encoding glycoside hydrolase family 10 protein: MIMKRLLMICCIVIFFIPFSFIPPHSTYAEVNTTYKKHELRAVWIASVLNIDWPSKTGLPMDKQKQEFIRLLDDVKSTGMNAVVVQIKPTADAFYPSKYGPWSEYITGTQGKNPGYDPLAFMVEEAHKRNIEFHAWINPYRITMNHTDINRLSNNHPARQHPDWVVPYGGKLYYNPGIPEVKKFITEGALEIVQNYDIDALHMDDYFYPYKVVGEEFPDRKTYETYNNGRFTNIEDWRRNNVNELVKGLNAAIKQEKSYMKFGISPFGVWRNIADDPTGSNTTAGQRNYDDLYADTREWIQKGYIDYITPQIYWNIGFTPAAYDILVDWWVKETNNKPIHLYIGQAAYKINNNSVPAWSDPEEYPRQLTLNRLYPQIKGSMHFSLKDINNNPLGVKDKLSKDIYKYPALIPPMPLLDHVPPKQPTLKGAIPREEGIAVGIIDNRENDSAYYAIYRVNGKNEVDIQNPKNLLTTVRKTKLGEIYVDKTVISGETYTYVVTAVDRLHNESVASSHTSVKAK, encoded by the coding sequence ATGATCATGAAACGTTTATTAATGATATGTTGTATCGTCATCTTTTTTATTCCTTTCTCTTTCATTCCCCCTCACTCTACTTATGCTGAAGTTAATACTACGTATAAAAAACATGAATTACGTGCCGTGTGGATTGCATCAGTTCTTAATATTGATTGGCCCTCAAAAACTGGCTTACCTATGGATAAGCAGAAACAAGAATTTATAAGATTGCTAGACGATGTAAAAAGCACTGGCATGAATGCAGTGGTTGTACAAATTAAACCCACTGCTGATGCTTTTTATCCTTCCAAATACGGTCCTTGGTCTGAATACATTACGGGTACACAAGGTAAAAACCCTGGATACGACCCACTCGCATTTATGGTTGAAGAAGCACATAAAAGAAATATAGAATTTCACGCATGGATTAATCCATACCGAATAACGATGAATCACACTGATATAAATCGATTATCAAATAATCACCCTGCAAGACAACATCCCGATTGGGTTGTACCATATGGCGGAAAGTTATATTACAATCCCGGTATTCCAGAAGTGAAAAAATTTATAACAGAAGGTGCTTTAGAGATCGTGCAAAATTATGACATTGATGCCCTTCATATGGATGATTATTTTTATCCATATAAAGTAGTTGGTGAAGAATTCCCTGATCGAAAAACGTACGAAACGTATAATAACGGTAGATTTACAAATATAGAGGATTGGCGACGTAACAATGTAAATGAACTTGTAAAAGGTTTAAATGCTGCTATTAAACAAGAAAAGTCATACATGAAATTTGGCATTAGTCCATTCGGCGTATGGCGAAATATAGCTGACGATCCAACCGGTTCTAACACAACCGCAGGTCAAAGAAACTATGATGATCTTTACGCTGATACACGTGAATGGATACAAAAAGGCTATATTGACTACATTACACCGCAAATATATTGGAATATCGGTTTCACACCTGCTGCATATGACATTTTAGTAGATTGGTGGGTAAAAGAAACAAATAACAAACCAATTCACCTATACATCGGTCAGGCAGCCTATAAAATTAATAATAACTCTGTCCCCGCTTGGTCTGATCCTGAAGAATACCCAAGACAACTTACATTAAACCGGCTATATCCTCAAATAAAGGGAAGTATGCATTTTAGCTTAAAAGATATTAATAATAATCCACTAGGAGTGAAAGATAAACTCTCAAAAGACATTTATAAATATCCTGCATTAATCCCGCCTATGCCTTTGCTCGATCATGTTCCACCAAAACAGCCTACCTTAAAAGGTGCCATTCCAAGAGAGGAAGGTATTGCTGTTGGTATCATTGACAATAGAGAGAATGATTCTGCTTATTACGCCATTTACCGTGTAAATGGAAAAAATGAAGTGGATATACAAAACCCTAAAAATTTACTGACTACTGTAAGAAAAACAAAACTTGGAGAAATTTATGTAGATAAAACCGTTATTTCTGGAGAGACGTATACGTATGTGGTAACCGCGGTTGACCGATTGCATAATGAGAGTGTTGCTTCTAGTCATACTTCTGTAAAGGCAAAATAA
- a CDS encoding PTS sugar transporter subunit IIB gives MKVLFVCSGGMSSAIVVNALKKEAEKKGMNMEVHAIGTSEVEEEVKNGWDVVMVAPQVRHRFDSVKKFAEEESIPCGIIPPQAYTPLGGPTLLKTVNDLIR, from the coding sequence ATGAAGGTTTTATTCGTTTGTTCTGGAGGAATGTCCAGTGCAATTGTTGTAAACGCTTTAAAAAAAGAAGCGGAGAAAAAAGGTATGAATATGGAAGTACATGCAATTGGAACAAGTGAGGTAGAGGAAGAAGTGAAGAATGGTTGGGATGTTGTAATGGTTGCACCTCAAGTAAGACATCGATTTGACTCTGTAAAAAAATTTGCAGAAGAGGAATCTATTCCATGCGGTATCATACCGCCGCAAGCATATACGCCGCTTGGTGGACCGACTTTATTAAAAACTGTAAATGATTTAATTCGTTAG
- a CDS encoding PTS sugar transporter subunit IIC, whose translation MNKFVTFLDKNLSGPMARLSEQRHLQAIRDGVISALPFIIVGSFFLIVAFPPLPKDSFISVWALKNQTSILIPYRLTMFIMSLYIAFGIGYNLAKSYKLDALSGAQLAVCSLLLTLTPELIDKKGFMLPMTNLGGHGLFVTMIVSILSVEILRFCKKKNVMIKMPEQVPPSVSRSFEALIPAAFVIIIMSLVTVVFSIDLHHVVDKLAAPLVKAGDSYFGVMIPVFLITFFWSFGIHGVSVVGTVARPLWEVYLGKNGEAVASGADQLPFISPEPLYQWFIWIGGSGATLGLVLAMIVFGRSKYSKALSRTCIAPGIFNINEPVIFGLPIVLNPILIIPFIITPLVTATVAYSATAMGFVTPTHIMPPWTLPAPIGAYLATGGDWRAIVLVFINIAISFLIYLPFFKMYDKNMLEIEKNGEGEAVNP comes from the coding sequence ATGAATAAGTTTGTCACGTTTCTTGATAAAAACTTATCTGGACCGATGGCAAGGCTTTCTGAACAAAGGCATTTACAAGCAATCCGTGATGGAGTTATTTCAGCATTACCATTTATCATCGTAGGAAGTTTCTTTTTAATCGTAGCATTTCCACCATTACCGAAAGATAGTTTCATATCCGTTTGGGCATTAAAGAATCAAACAAGTATATTAATACCATATCGGTTAACGATGTTTATTATGTCTTTATATATAGCATTTGGAATAGGATATAATTTGGCGAAAAGTTATAAACTAGATGCTTTATCGGGAGCGCAGCTTGCAGTATGTTCACTGCTATTAACATTAACGCCTGAATTAATTGATAAAAAAGGATTTATGCTTCCGATGACAAATCTCGGAGGTCATGGATTATTCGTGACGATGATTGTTTCTATTTTATCCGTAGAGATTTTAAGGTTTTGTAAGAAGAAAAATGTAATGATTAAAATGCCAGAACAAGTACCGCCATCTGTGTCGCGTTCATTTGAAGCACTTATACCTGCTGCATTCGTTATTATTATAATGAGTCTAGTAACTGTCGTTTTTAGCATTGATTTACACCATGTTGTTGATAAATTAGCAGCACCATTAGTAAAAGCTGGGGATAGTTACTTCGGTGTAATGATTCCAGTGTTTTTAATTACGTTTTTTTGGTCATTCGGAATCCATGGTGTGTCGGTTGTTGGAACTGTTGCTCGGCCATTATGGGAAGTATACCTAGGGAAAAATGGTGAAGCAGTTGCTAGTGGAGCAGATCAGTTGCCATTTATTTCACCAGAGCCGTTATATCAATGGTTTATATGGATTGGCGGTTCTGGTGCGACATTAGGGCTTGTATTAGCTATGATTGTATTTGGTCGATCGAAATATTCGAAAGCATTATCAAGAACTTGTATTGCTCCGGGTATTTTTAATATTAATGAGCCAGTCATATTCGGATTACCGATTGTACTAAATCCAATTTTAATTATCCCATTTATCATTACACCACTTGTAACAGCAACTGTCGCATATTCAGCCACTGCGATGGGATTTGTAACACCAACACATATTATGCCACCGTGGACATTACCAGCTCCAATTGGTGCGTATTTAGCTACAGGTGGAGATTGGCGTGCAATAGTATTAGTTTTTATAAATATAGCAATATCATTCCTTATTTATTTACCATTCTTTAAAATGTACGACAAAAATATGCTTGAAATTGAGAAGAATGGTGAAGGGGAAGCTGTTAATCCATAA
- the anmK gene encoding anhydro-N-acetylmuramic acid kinase AnmK codes for MYIAGIMSGTSLDGIDVALVHIEGSGVESKVELIHFTTVPFCNDMKNEIQQALSIENSNVQLICSLNFKLGLCFANAVKEVCKEADFPLKQLDSIGSHGQTIYHQPKQDGNMIPSTLQIGEPAVIAYETNTTVISNFRTMDMAAGGQGAPLVPYSEIILYRHSTKNRLLQNIGGIGNVTVIPSHLSNKSVMAFDNGPGNMVMDEVCQRLFQLPYDQNGEIAKKGVVVDEILTYCMSHPFLKMNPPKSTGREQFGEEFVSELLKRYEKHSKENILTTVTMFTASSIIHHYKEFILPYYEIDEVILGGGGSYNSTLVEMLRNGLKEEKCAIFIQENLGYSSAAKEAIAFAILANETHHRNPSNVPSATGAKQSVVLGNITFPPI; via the coding sequence ATGTATATTGCAGGGATAATGTCCGGTACTTCGTTAGATGGAATAGATGTAGCGCTCGTTCATATAGAAGGGAGTGGTGTAGAGTCTAAGGTCGAACTTATCCATTTTACTACAGTTCCATTTTGTAATGATATGAAAAATGAAATCCAACAAGCGTTATCAATAGAAAATTCAAATGTACAACTCATATGCAGTTTAAATTTTAAGCTCGGTTTATGTTTTGCCAATGCTGTAAAAGAAGTTTGTAAAGAGGCCGATTTTCCTTTGAAACAATTAGATTCAATAGGTTCTCACGGACAAACGATTTATCATCAGCCAAAGCAAGATGGTAATATGATACCTTCCACATTGCAAATTGGGGAACCTGCAGTAATAGCATACGAAACGAACACGACGGTTATCTCAAATTTCCGAACGATGGACATGGCAGCAGGAGGACAAGGTGCACCACTTGTGCCATATTCAGAAATTATTTTGTATCGGCATTCAACTAAAAATAGACTGTTACAAAATATTGGCGGGATTGGTAATGTTACAGTAATACCAAGTCACCTAAGTAATAAGAGCGTTATGGCTTTTGATAATGGTCCAGGGAATATGGTAATGGATGAAGTATGTCAAAGGTTATTTCAGTTGCCATATGATCAAAATGGTGAGATTGCAAAAAAGGGAGTAGTTGTAGATGAAATTTTGACATATTGTATGAGCCATCCATTTTTGAAAATGAACCCACCGAAATCAACTGGTAGAGAACAGTTTGGAGAAGAATTTGTAAGTGAGTTATTGAAGCGGTATGAAAAGCATAGTAAAGAAAATATATTGACGACTGTCACGATGTTTACAGCGAGTTCAATTATTCATCATTATAAGGAGTTTATTCTGCCGTATTATGAAATCGATGAGGTGATATTAGGTGGTGGCGGCAGTTATAATAGCACACTTGTTGAAATGTTGCGAAATGGATTGAAGGAAGAAAAATGCGCAATTTTTATTCAAGAAAATTTAGGCTATTCTTCTGCAGCGAAAGAAGCTATCGCCTTTGCAATTTTAGCAAATGAAACGCATCATCGTAATCCGAGTAATGTACCAAGCGCAACAGGTGCAAAGCAATCTGTAGTTTTAGGGAATATAACATTCCCGCCAATATGA
- a CDS encoding BadF/BadG/BcrA/BcrD ATPase family protein, whose translation MKYMIGVDGGGTKTEAIAFDQDGKEIIRGKGGFGNILIDFEEALVHIMEAIDHCQKALINNNCVCICLGLAGISGANTNELILRLQKKYGTPIEVFNDAMIAHAAALQGKDGILTIGGTGAICLGKKGEVHEYSGGWGHILGDEGSGYWIALQGLKRMANQFDQGVALCPLSLRIQDEFQLLTSSHIKRLVYSSSKDKVAAIAPLVIQEARNGNDDAHEIMMQAGKELARITVNLYNKMQFKFATPIAVSGSILRLVPEIYTEFKKCCVKSIGEITFVSQSESAAKGTYYLMKNIYFKK comes from the coding sequence ATGAAGTATATGATTGGAGTAGATGGCGGGGGAACGAAGACAGAAGCAATTGCCTTTGATCAAGACGGAAAGGAAATTATAAGGGGTAAGGGCGGTTTTGGAAATATATTAATAGATTTTGAAGAAGCTCTTGTGCATATTATGGAAGCAATCGATCATTGCCAGAAAGCTTTAATAAATAACAATTGCGTTTGTATTTGTTTAGGATTAGCAGGTATAAGTGGAGCAAATACAAATGAATTAATATTACGTCTACAAAAGAAGTACGGAACACCAATTGAAGTTTTTAATGACGCAATGATTGCACATGCAGCTGCTTTACAAGGAAAGGATGGAATTTTAACAATTGGCGGCACAGGTGCGATTTGTCTAGGAAAAAAAGGAGAAGTGCACGAGTATAGCGGTGGATGGGGACATATTTTAGGAGATGAAGGAAGTGGATATTGGATTGCATTACAAGGTTTAAAGAGAATGGCAAATCAATTTGATCAAGGCGTTGCACTTTGTCCATTAAGCTTAAGGATTCAAGATGAGTTTCAACTTTTGACGTCGTCTCATATAAAAAGACTAGTTTATAGTTCTTCAAAAGATAAAGTTGCAGCAATCGCACCATTAGTTATTCAGGAAGCGAGAAATGGGAATGATGATGCACATGAAATTATGATGCAAGCTGGTAAGGAATTAGCGAGAATTACAGTAAATCTTTATAATAAGATGCAATTTAAGTTTGCAACTCCCATTGCAGTAAGTGGAAGCATATTACGTTTAGTTCCTGAAATATATACTGAATTTAAGAAATGCTGCGTGAAGAGTATAGGAGAAATTACCTTTGTATCACAATCAGAATCAGCAGCGAAAGGAACCTATTATTTAATGAAGAATATATATTTTAAAAAATAG
- the plsY gene encoding glycerol-3-phosphate 1-O-acyltransferase PlsY, with amino-acid sequence MINSMQFFYLVVSYLFGNILTAYLVTKWRHNVDIRDEGSGNPGARNMGRVYGKGYFIATFLGDAIKGAIVVSIAKYLFGDSTFVMLALLAVLLGHIYPIVFKGKGGKGISTFIGGLIAFDYLIALTLVAVFIIFYLIFKGFTKPGLITIACLPICMILYSYSIVTTILSALIIVLILYVNRE; translated from the coding sequence ATGATTAATAGTATGCAATTTTTTTATTTGGTGGTTTCTTATTTATTTGGAAACATATTGACTGCTTATCTAGTAACGAAATGGAGACATAACGTTGATATTCGGGATGAAGGAAGTGGTAATCCTGGAGCAAGAAACATGGGGCGCGTATATGGAAAAGGATATTTCATCGCTACATTTTTAGGTGATGCAATTAAAGGGGCAATTGTAGTTTCTATTGCAAAATACCTTTTTGGAGATTCTACATTTGTAATGTTAGCTTTATTGGCTGTTTTACTTGGACATATTTATCCAATTGTATTTAAAGGCAAGGGCGGAAAAGGCATATCAACATTTATCGGAGGATTAATCGCATTTGATTATTTGATAGCGCTTACCCTTGTTGCTGTTTTCATTATATTTTATTTAATATTTAAAGGGTTTACGAAGCCAGGACTAATTACAATCGCTTGTTTACCAATTTGCATGATTTTGTATTCTTACTCTATTGTTACGACTATTTTAAGTGCACTTATAATTGTACTTATTTTATATGTAAATCGCGAATGA
- a CDS encoding aminotransferase class V-fold PLP-dependent enzyme, producing the protein MGLIYKVADQDWEFESIHKLNYKTFVEEIPQHEETKERTRIDRFHEENTYLICLDDDKLVGMVALRGKRPFSLDYKISNLDFYLEEHGENVYEIRLLSVEREYRNGRALLGLIRFLHRYLLLNGYELALISATTRELPLYEQMGFKSFHTLVGTEEAAFQPMYVSPSMFEASSVGGIMTKEFTFLPGPVDIEENVRKAFSTKPISHRSKSFQVTMENIKKRLLQMTKAKRVQILLGTGTLANDAIALQLRSLKGKGLVLTNGEFGNRLVGHAKRAQLHFDTYKKEMGEPFLYTELEKIMETGNYEWLWFVHHETSTGMLNELDELNVLCKKFKVKLCVDCISSIGAIPIDLMDVYFASGVSGKAIKSFTGLSFVFHNHNVKVNETLPAYMDIGMYEENESIPYSHSWNLIYALQEALKRFEDETAFVKIKETYDYMEEAITSIGLNLVSPKEHAAPIILTIQLDEDQSSKTVGDALALQGYIIHYESAYLQKNNWIQIACLNDYKERDMKRMLNCLQMYVLQSEVHI; encoded by the coding sequence ATGGGGTTAATTTATAAAGTTGCTGATCAAGATTGGGAATTTGAAAGTATACATAAATTGAATTATAAAACATTTGTAGAAGAAATTCCGCAACATGAAGAAACGAAAGAACGTACTCGTATTGATCGGTTTCATGAAGAGAATACATATTTAATTTGTTTAGATGACGATAAGTTAGTAGGTATGGTTGCATTGCGAGGAAAACGACCATTCTCATTAGATTATAAAATTTCAAACCTAGATTTTTATTTGGAAGAACATGGAGAAAATGTATATGAAATTCGTTTACTTTCAGTAGAACGTGAATATCGAAATGGAAGAGCATTGTTAGGTTTAATTCGCTTTTTACATCGTTATTTGCTTCTAAATGGATATGAATTGGCACTCATTTCTGCTACAACACGTGAACTACCTTTATATGAACAAATGGGATTTAAGTCTTTCCATACGTTAGTTGGTACAGAAGAAGCAGCCTTTCAGCCAATGTATGTTAGTCCTTCTATGTTTGAAGCGTCGAGTGTTGGAGGGATAATGACGAAAGAATTTACGTTTTTACCAGGTCCAGTAGATATTGAAGAAAATGTTCGAAAGGCATTTTCTACTAAGCCGATTTCGCATCGTTCCAAGTCATTTCAAGTGACGATGGAAAATATCAAAAAACGTTTACTGCAAATGACAAAAGCAAAACGTGTGCAAATACTGTTAGGAACAGGGACGTTAGCGAATGATGCCATTGCTTTACAATTACGTTCTTTAAAAGGAAAAGGATTAGTATTAACAAATGGGGAATTTGGTAATAGATTAGTTGGACACGCAAAACGCGCGCAATTACATTTTGATACGTATAAAAAAGAAATGGGAGAACCGTTTCTTTATACAGAATTAGAAAAAATTATGGAAACTGGCAATTATGAATGGCTTTGGTTTGTTCACCATGAAACATCTACCGGAATGTTAAATGAGTTAGACGAGCTAAATGTTTTATGTAAAAAGTTTAAAGTGAAACTATGTGTAGATTGTATCAGTTCAATTGGAGCGATACCGATTGATTTAATGGATGTATATTTTGCAAGTGGTGTTAGCGGAAAGGCAATTAAATCGTTTACTGGATTATCTTTCGTTTTTCATAATCATAATGTAAAAGTAAACGAGACTTTACCGGCCTATATGGACATTGGTATGTACGAAGAAAATGAAAGTATTCCATATTCTCATTCATGGAATTTAATTTATGCTTTGCAAGAAGCATTGAAGAGATTTGAAGATGAAACAGCATTTGTAAAAATAAAAGAGACATATGATTATATGGAAGAAGCTATTACGAGTATAGGACTAAACCTTGTTTCACCTAAAGAACATGCCGCACCAATTATACTTACGATTCAATTAGATGAAGATCAGTCTTCTAAAACAGTAGGTGATGCGTTAGCATTACAAGGATATATTATCCATTATGAATCAGCATATTTACAAAAGAATAACTGGATCCAAATTGCATGTTTAAATGATTATAAAGAACGTGATATGAAGAGGATGTTAAATTGTTTGCAAATGTATGTATTACAGAGTGAGGTACATATATAA
- the tdcB gene encoding bifunctional threonine ammonia-lyase/L-serine ammonia-lyase TdcB, translating to MITKKLPLHIDDIKKAQNILDRNARKTPLVKSFYLTSKTGGEIHLKLENMQLTGSFKFRGAFNKMSQLTDQEKERGVIACSAGNHAQGIALSAHLLGIKSKIVMPISAPQAKVDATKGYGSEVVLHGETFDDAKAKCEEIIRETGETYLHPYDDVEVMAGQGTIGLDILDDMWDVDTVLVPIGGGGIISGIAVALKSFNPSINIIGVQAENVHGMKTSYDKGTIVEHYEAPTIADGCAVKIPGNLTFEVVKELVDDIVTVSEGELEVAMKDLLQRGKAVVEGAGALATAALLAGKVDTYIKGKKVVAVISGGNVDLQRISSVCEQFFVANEVK from the coding sequence ATGATAACTAAAAAATTACCATTACATATAGACGATATTAAAAAAGCTCAAAACATTCTGGATAGAAATGCTCGTAAAACGCCATTAGTAAAATCATTTTATTTGACTAGTAAAACGGGTGGAGAAATTCACTTGAAATTAGAAAATATGCAATTAACAGGTTCGTTTAAATTCCGTGGTGCGTTTAATAAAATGTCACAGCTGACAGATCAAGAAAAAGAGAGAGGAGTAATTGCTTGTTCTGCTGGTAATCATGCGCAAGGAATTGCTTTATCTGCTCATTTACTCGGTATTAAGAGTAAAATTGTTATGCCGATTTCTGCACCTCAGGCGAAAGTTGATGCAACTAAAGGATATGGATCTGAAGTAGTTTTACATGGTGAAACCTTTGATGATGCGAAGGCAAAATGTGAGGAGATTATTAGGGAAACAGGTGAAACATATTTACATCCATATGATGATGTGGAGGTAATGGCTGGTCAAGGTACTATTGGTTTGGACATTCTTGATGATATGTGGGATGTAGATACTGTTCTTGTACCAATTGGTGGAGGCGGAATTATTTCTGGAATTGCTGTTGCATTAAAATCTTTTAACCCATCGATTAATATAATTGGTGTCCAAGCAGAAAATGTTCATGGGATGAAGACATCTTATGACAAAGGTACAATTGTAGAACATTATGAGGCACCTACTATAGCAGATGGTTGCGCGGTAAAAATACCAGGCAATTTAACGTTTGAAGTTGTAAAAGAATTAGTAGATGATATTGTAACAGTATCAGAAGGCGAATTAGAAGTAGCGATGAAAGACTTATTACAGCGTGGTAAAGCTGTTGTAGAAGGTGCAGGCGCTTTAGCTACTGCTGCTTTACTTGCAGGGAAAGTTGATACATATATTAAAGGGAAAAAAGTAGTAGCTGTTATATCTGGTGGGAACGTAGACTTACAGCGCATTTCGAGTGTTTGTGAGCAATTTTTTGTAGCGAATGAAGTGAAATAG
- a CDS encoding YkvA family protein translates to MEKQTLWKKFKKSSANLGKSSVYESIILYYTMRKKELPTKAKFIILAALSYYVLTIDFIPDIAAIIGIGLLDDVLAIAIAHKFVMRHADAEIREKSKVKMESLFTPAQT, encoded by the coding sequence ATGGAGAAACAGACACTTTGGAAAAAATTCAAGAAAAGCTCAGCAAACCTCGGTAAATCTAGCGTATATGAAAGTATTATTTTATACTACACAATGAGAAAAAAAGAGTTACCTACTAAAGCAAAATTCATCATATTAGCTGCTTTATCCTATTACGTATTAACAATCGATTTCATTCCAGATATAGCTGCTATTATTGGGATTGGCTTATTAGATGATGTTTTAGCGATTGCCATAGCGCATAAATTTGTTATGCGCCATGCAGACGCTGAAATTCGAGAAAAGAGCAAAGTAAAAATGGAGTCATTATTTACTCCCGCACAAACATAA
- a CDS encoding SMI1/KNR4 family protein: MNILEKLNEAFTLEAYESPASKEAIQKLQKFSSIDVPLDYLEVMQQCTNAEINVKNELYIRIFGPTDCIEMNEAHDIQKYIPNSLAIGDDEGEIALLYVDGKEGFGLYTVGFGDLDIEETIKIAPSLKMLLIDCVGVEELLS, encoded by the coding sequence ATGAATATTCTAGAAAAATTAAATGAGGCCTTCACATTAGAAGCTTATGAATCACCAGCGAGTAAAGAGGCTATTCAAAAATTACAAAAGTTCTCATCAATAGATGTACCATTAGATTATTTAGAAGTAATGCAACAATGTACAAATGCAGAGATTAATGTAAAAAATGAACTTTACATACGTATTTTTGGCCCTACTGATTGCATAGAGATGAATGAAGCGCATGATATTCAAAAATATATACCAAATTCATTAGCAATTGGTGATGATGAAGGCGAAATAGCATTACTATATGTAGATGGAAAAGAAGGATTCGGATTATATACAGTGGGTTTTGGAGATTTAGATATTGAAGAGACAATTAAAATAGCTCCTTCATTAAAAATGCTGTTAATAGATTGCGTCGGAGTAGAGGAATTGTTGTCATAG
- a CDS encoding MBL fold metallo-hydrolase, with translation MKIIELPIEFEFNGEKQCIYPSLIIVNNELTLVDTGYINFLPLIEDIILKQGYEMKNLKNIIITHYDDDHIGSLYDFKLKYPQINIIASEIESNYINGEIKSERLVQAEEMLQCMPNEEKEFGKWFIQQLKNIKHISVDEKVYDGQMILNNECQIVATPGHTSGHISLYFPNLNCVITGDAAVQENRELVIANPNFCLDIEKAEESLKRIKSLKAVKYYCYHGGKFII, from the coding sequence ATGAAGATAATAGAACTACCAATTGAATTCGAATTTAATGGGGAAAAACAATGTATTTATCCGAGCTTAATTATAGTAAATAATGAATTAACTTTAGTAGATACAGGTTATATAAATTTTTTACCTTTAATTGAAGATATAATTTTAAAACAGGGGTATGAGATGAAAAACTTGAAAAATATAATTATTACTCATTATGATGACGATCATATAGGCTCTTTATACGATTTCAAATTGAAATATCCTCAAATTAATATTATTGCGAGTGAAATTGAATCAAACTATATTAATGGTGAAATAAAATCAGAGAGATTAGTTCAAGCGGAAGAAATGTTACAATGTATGCCGAATGAAGAAAAAGAATTTGGTAAATGGTTTATACAACAGTTAAAAAATATTAAACATATTTCCGTCGATGAAAAAGTATATGATGGTCAAATGATTTTAAATAATGAATGTCAAATAGTAGCGACGCCAGGACATACTTCAGGACATATTTCATTATATTTTCCGAATTTAAACTGTGTAATTACAGGAGATGCGGCCGTTCAAGAGAATCGTGAGTTAGTAATAGCTAATCCAAATTTTTGTTTAGATATAGAAAAGGCGGAAGAGTCTTTAAAGAGGATTAAAAGCCTAAAAGCCGTAAAGTATTATTGCTATCATGGAGGGAAATTCATTATATAA